The following proteins are encoded in a genomic region of Astatotilapia calliptera chromosome 22, fAstCal1.2, whole genome shotgun sequence:
- the LOC113014440 gene encoding gastrula zinc finger protein XlCGF57.1-like gives MDRYREVPDVVLDPEPKLQGEVLPSDVRKVIVGEEEQQQWSPLLDSEHTHIKEEQEEAWSSQDADQLRRPQEACVTMLTFSPVKNEEDAEEKPESLQLHRHQTGMKKEARNSDSESHSEPGTDKASDSSETEVSDGDWEQNKEPQSGQKCRKNHNFTIIDINCNIERSFSCSECGQRFGRKPHLKAHMRIHTGEKPFSCSFCGKTFSQKGNSISHMRLHTGEKPFSCSICKKSFRYSGDVSRHMKIHTGLKKGRSKVSDMVSSGIHVRSRPGGSLHPDTSLQPGSDVKAPEPETEANHKTLKEPGESLPHLNSLRSDAVSLSEIRSTDKEAFSCSECGRTFCRRDHLISHMRTHTGEKPFSCSVCEKRFSCSGNILAHMRIHTGEKPFECSFCGKSFSQKGTLQLHVRIHTGEKPFTCPFCDKRFAHKRRMTLHMSVHTEEKRFSCSACDKRFTWYTQLKTHRCVGEPSQLRQNQSEKTVPLKESFSCTECGKMFSLKGNLKTHMRIHTGEKPFGCSVCGKSFKQNVHLTEHMTIHTGEKLYKCSICGKGFNKKLLIKNHTCV, from the coding sequence ttttaccGTCAGATGTCCGCAAAGTGATTGTTGGTGAAGAAGAGCAGCAACAGTGGAGCCCCCTCCTGGACTCagagcacacacacatcaaagaggagcaggaggaagcCTGGAGCAGCCAGGACGCAGATCAGCTTCGACGTCCGCAGGAGGCCTGTGTCACCATGTTAACATTCAGTCCCGTGAAAAATGAAGAAGATGCTGAGGAGAAACCAGAGTCCTTGCAGCTTCATCGCCATCAGACtggaatgaaaaaagaagccagGAACTCAGACTCAGAAAGCCATTCAGAGCCAGGAACTGACAAAGCTTCAGACTCTTCTGAGACCGAGGTGAGTGACGGTGACTGGGAGCAGAACAAGGAACCTCAGTCAGGTCAAAAATGCCGGAAAAACCACAACTTCACTATTATCGACATTAACTGTAACATTGAGCGATCGTTCAGCTGTTCCGAATGTGGTCAGAGGTTCGGCAGAAAGCCACACCTCAAAGCACACATGAGAATTCACACTGGAGAGAAACCTTTTAGTTGCTCTTTTTGTGGCAAAACATTTTCTCAGAAAGGAAACTCCATCAGCCACATGAGActtcacacaggagagaaaccttTCAGCTGCTCCATCTGTAAGAAAAGTTTCAGGTACAGTGGTGACGTGAGCAGGCACATGAAAATCCACACAGGACTGAAAAAAGGCCGCAGCAAGGTTAGCGACATGGTCAGCAGTGGCATTCATGTGAGGTCAAGACCTGGTGGGAGCTTACATCCAGACACTTCCTTACAACCAGGAAGTGATGTTAAAGCCCCAGAACCTGAGACTGAAGCAAACCACAAAACTTTGAAGGAACCTGGAGAATCTCTGCCCCATTTAAACTCTCTGAGGAGTGACGCTGTCTCTCTGAGTGAGATAAGAAGTACTGATAAGGAGGCATTTAGCTGCTCTGAGTGTGGACGGACATTCTGCCGTAGAGACCACCTGATCAGCCACATGAGAACGCACACTGGAGAGAAACCATTCAGCTGCTCAGTCTGTGAGAAACGTTTCAGCTGTAGCGGGAACATCTTGGCACACATGagaatccacacaggagagaaaccgtTTGAATGTTCGTTCTGCGGGAAGAGTTTTAGCCAGAAAGGAACACTGCAGCTTCACGTAAGAATTCACACGGGAGAGAAACCCTTCACCTGCCCTTTTTGTGATAAAAGATTTGCGCACAAAAGACGCATGACGCTGCACATGTCTGTCCACACAGAGGAGAAACGGTTCAGCTGCAGCGCTTGTGACAAAAGGTTCACCTGGTATACGCAGCTCAAAACGCACAGGTGTGTCGGCGAGCCATCACAGCTCCGCCAGAACCAAAGTGAGAAGACAGTTCCTCTGAAGGAGTCCTTCAGCTGCACTGAGTGCGGTAAAATGTTCAGCCTCAAGGGCAATTTGAAGACACACATGAGAattcacacaggagagaaaccatttgGTTGTTCAGTTTGTGGAAAGAGTTTTAAACAAAACGTGCATCTGACTGAACACATGACAATTCACACAGGGGAGAAACTCTATAAGTGCAGCATCTGCGGTAAAGGATTCAATAAGAAGTTACTTATTAAAAACCACACCTGTGTTTAA